Proteins encoded within one genomic window of Alcanivorax sp. REN37:
- a CDS encoding transglycosylase SLT domain-containing protein, translated as MLQPLLLALATVVSVPALAAPAPSDTDAALFKQRLAQARDRQFDALAQVPADDPMRGYLDYQRLRHALPNVPVTQVQEYLQRYATLPLANSMEGLALNRYGQQGNWAAVRALRSSPPATPENACYYWRAVHDAQPQLAYDQIGTLWLSGGSRPAACDPLFAAARAAGALDDTLVLERMLLAYEQGNTNMVTYLQRQLSDDKRPLGDQLLQALARPQAVASTLDGFDPADRSRIVRVALERVAQRDTPAARALLEQLDADALQVDANAWAAARRKIAWYAVIRDLKELRGWADHVAEQDGDPDLVGQRARRAVIEQDWPGVSHWIAQLPADQRGSARWQYWQGRAAQAQGQNDVGITALRQAAAQRSFWGYAAADRLKQPYALNNHTPATAAADTLGDEPALYRVDMLQQIDEHPLARAEWGNLLRRSTPEQRATLASVALQRGWPALAVDAAIQSGEHNALEWRFPRAYRDDFQRIGRQEKVDPYLLMAVARRESSFHTHATSPAGARGLMQLMPGTAKQVAGWLSETAPSNQKLYEPALSIRYGSTYLSDLLKRYQGNRLLALAAYNAGPRRVDEWLANQSLPYDVWVESIPFYETREYVQAVLTYRVLFEMLDGQNPRQVALVTRPEQHPGYDLAQLNTDAAR; from the coding sequence ATGTTGCAGCCTCTTTTGTTGGCCTTGGCCACCGTCGTCAGTGTTCCGGCACTGGCCGCCCCGGCTCCCAGCGACACCGATGCCGCGCTGTTCAAACAGCGGCTGGCGCAGGCGCGGGACCGCCAATTCGATGCGCTGGCGCAAGTGCCAGCCGATGACCCGATGCGCGGCTACCTGGATTACCAGCGCCTGCGCCATGCACTGCCGAACGTGCCGGTAACACAGGTGCAGGAGTACCTTCAGCGCTACGCCACGCTGCCGTTGGCGAACAGCATGGAAGGACTGGCGCTCAACCGTTATGGCCAGCAAGGCAATTGGGCCGCCGTGCGCGCATTGCGCAGCAGCCCGCCGGCGACGCCGGAAAACGCCTGCTACTACTGGCGCGCAGTGCATGACGCGCAACCGCAGCTGGCCTATGACCAAATCGGCACCCTGTGGCTGTCCGGCGGTTCGCGCCCAGCGGCCTGCGACCCGCTGTTTGCCGCCGCCCGTGCCGCCGGCGCGCTCGACGACACGCTGGTGCTGGAACGCATGCTGCTCGCCTATGAGCAGGGCAACACCAACATGGTCACCTATTTGCAGCGCCAGCTGAGCGACGACAAGCGCCCGCTCGGCGACCAACTGCTGCAGGCGCTGGCCCGCCCACAAGCGGTGGCCAGCACGCTGGACGGCTTCGATCCAGCCGACCGCAGCCGCATTGTGCGCGTGGCGCTGGAACGGGTGGCGCAGCGTGACACCCCCGCTGCCCGTGCGCTGCTTGAGCAACTGGATGCCGACGCGCTGCAAGTGGATGCCAATGCCTGGGCTGCCGCTCGACGCAAGATCGCTTGGTACGCGGTGATCCGTGACCTGAAAGAATTGCGCGGCTGGGCCGATCATGTGGCCGAGCAAGATGGCGACCCAGACTTGGTCGGCCAGCGCGCGCGCCGAGCCGTGATTGAGCAAGACTGGCCCGGTGTCAGCCACTGGATCGCCCAACTACCGGCTGACCAGCGTGGCAGCGCCCGTTGGCAGTACTGGCAAGGTCGCGCGGCCCAGGCCCAAGGCCAGAACGACGTCGGCATCACCGCCCTGCGCCAAGCCGCCGCCCAACGCAGCTTCTGGGGCTACGCTGCGGCCGACCGGCTGAAGCAGCCCTACGCGCTCAACAACCACACCCCTGCCACGGCTGCCGCCGACACCCTCGGCGACGAACCGGCTTTGTACCGCGTCGACATGCTGCAGCAGATCGACGAGCACCCGTTGGCACGCGCCGAATGGGGCAACCTACTGCGCCGCTCCACCCCGGAACAACGCGCGACCCTTGCCAGCGTGGCGCTGCAACGAGGCTGGCCGGCGTTAGCAGTGGATGCCGCGATTCAGTCCGGTGAGCACAATGCGCTGGAGTGGCGGTTCCCGCGTGCCTATCGCGATGACTTCCAACGCATCGGCCGCCAGGAAAAAGTCGACCCCTACCTGCTGATGGCAGTGGCGCGACGGGAGAGCAGCTTCCACACCCACGCCACCTCGCCGGCCGGTGCCCGTGGCTTGATGCAGTTAATGCCCGGTACCGCGAAACAGGTGGCCGGCTGGCTATCGGAAACCGCGCCCAGCAACCAGAAACTGTACGAACCGGCGCTCAGCATTCGCTATGGCAGCACCTACTTGAGTGACCTGCTCAAGCGCTACCAAGGCAATCGCCTGCTGGCACTGGCGGCCTACAACGCCGGCCCGCGCCGGGTGGATGAATGGCTGGCGAACCAATCACTGCCCTATGACGTATGGGTGGAGTCGATCCCGTTCTACGAAACCCGCGAATACGTGCAGGCGGTGCTGACCTATCGCGTGCTGTTTGAAATGCTCGACGGCCAGAACCCGCGCCAGGTGGCGCTGGTAACACGGCCGGAGCAACATCCGGGCTACGATTTGGCGCAGCTCAACACCGATGCCGCGCGCTGA
- a CDS encoding methyltransferase, translated as MENTTRLLWRQESDLAGRHLFIADADDGALAQLPAASVTLHSDLVTVAGTQCSPWPVVPAEADLLVIILPKSRERLDWLLAALGHGLTQTTECWLVGPGKGGIRGALKQFAAVAGEPEALDSARHCKLYRGWLTPQTGDFDPQPLLRRFQAGELALVSAPGVFSHGRLDDGTALLLEALAEQPPSGAVLDMGCGAGVLSVTLARAGARVTACDASQVAVWSTQQSLAANGLQGEVLHSDLYRAVSGQFDAIVTNPPFHDGLERTTAVTQRLIADARRHLRPGGVLWMVANRGLAYEQWLSAAFANVAVMRENNRFRVWRCQ; from the coding sequence ATGGAAAACACCACCCGCTTGCTGTGGCGCCAGGAATCCGATCTGGCCGGGCGCCATCTGTTCATTGCTGACGCCGATGATGGCGCCCTGGCTCAGTTGCCGGCAGCGTCGGTGACGCTGCACAGCGACCTGGTCACGGTGGCGGGTACGCAGTGCAGCCCATGGCCGGTGGTGCCCGCCGAGGCTGATCTGCTGGTCATCATCCTGCCGAAATCCCGGGAGCGGCTGGATTGGCTGCTGGCGGCGCTCGGCCATGGGCTGACGCAAACCACGGAATGCTGGCTGGTGGGGCCGGGCAAAGGCGGTATCCGCGGCGCGCTGAAGCAGTTCGCAGCGGTGGCCGGTGAGCCGGAGGCGCTCGACAGCGCCCGCCACTGCAAGCTCTACCGGGGCTGGTTGACGCCGCAAACTGGTGACTTCGATCCGCAGCCACTGCTGCGTCGATTCCAGGCCGGCGAGCTGGCGCTGGTGAGCGCGCCGGGGGTGTTCAGCCACGGCCGTCTGGATGACGGCACTGCGCTGTTGCTGGAGGCACTGGCCGAACAACCGCCCAGCGGGGCGGTGCTCGATATGGGCTGTGGCGCGGGTGTGTTGAGTGTAACGCTGGCTCGCGCCGGTGCCCGTGTTACCGCGTGCGATGCCAGCCAGGTGGCGGTGTGGAGCACCCAGCAATCGTTGGCGGCCAATGGTTTGCAGGGCGAGGTGTTGCACAGCGACCTGTACCGGGCGGTATCGGGCCAGTTCGATGCCATCGTCACCAACCCGCCGTTCCATGACGGTCTCGAGCGCACCACTGCGGTGACCCAGCGGTTGATCGCAGATGCACGGCGTCATCTGCGACCGGGCGGCGTGTTATGGATGGTGGCTAACCGCGGGCTGGCTTATGAGCAGTGGCTGTCGGCGGCGTTCGCCAATGTGGCCGTGATGCGCGAGAACAATCGCTTCCGCGTCTGGCGTTGCCAGTAA
- a CDS encoding NAD-dependent epimerase/dehydratase family protein produces MHAFVTGGTGFVGAHVVALLRQQGWHVTLLRRPGTSLPAPAPGLNTVIADMADADALAQVMPDAPDAVFHIAGNTSMWRRTAAAQYRDNVLGTRAVVAAAQRRGAGRLILTSSISAYGLHRQPINDDTPSNAARSPIAYHRTKYEAEQLVKQAVEQGLDAVILNPCGIIGPGDRHNWSQLIRLIDSGQLPGVPPGAGSFCDVREVAKAHLAAFHQGRRGAHYILAGVDASFLALAQTAAQLLGRTPPQRTVPAWVLRVAGQLLPLVHRDATREPRLTPEKVTMITRRVVADGQRAERELGFDASVPLATMLADCIQWMREEGLLAPAAD; encoded by the coding sequence ATGCATGCATTCGTAACCGGCGGCACCGGTTTTGTCGGCGCCCATGTAGTGGCTCTACTACGCCAGCAGGGCTGGCACGTCACCCTGCTACGTCGCCCTGGCACATCACTGCCTGCACCGGCCCCAGGTCTGAACACGGTGATCGCTGACATGGCCGATGCCGATGCGCTGGCACAGGTGATGCCGGATGCCCCGGATGCGGTGTTCCACATTGCCGGCAACACCAGCATGTGGCGCCGCACTGCCGCCGCCCAATACCGCGATAACGTGCTTGGCACCCGTGCGGTAGTGGCCGCTGCCCAGCGGCGCGGTGCAGGAAGGCTGATACTGACCTCCTCGATTTCCGCCTACGGCTTGCACCGCCAGCCGATCAACGACGACACCCCATCCAACGCCGCCCGCTCACCGATTGCCTACCACCGCACCAAATACGAGGCCGAACAACTGGTGAAGCAGGCGGTGGAACAGGGGCTGGACGCGGTGATCCTTAACCCGTGCGGCATTATCGGCCCCGGTGATCGCCATAACTGGTCACAGCTGATCCGGTTGATCGACAGCGGTCAGTTACCGGGGGTGCCGCCCGGTGCCGGCAGCTTCTGTGATGTGCGGGAAGTGGCGAAGGCGCATCTGGCGGCATTCCATCAGGGGCGACGCGGTGCCCACTATATTCTTGCCGGCGTCGACGCGTCGTTCCTGGCGCTCGCCCAGACCGCAGCGCAGTTGCTGGGCCGCACGCCGCCCCAACGTACCGTGCCCGCGTGGGTGCTGCGCGTTGCCGGTCAACTGCTGCCGCTGGTGCACCGCGATGCCACGCGCGAGCCGCGCCTGACACCGGAGAAGGTCACCATGATTACCCGCCGGGTCGTGGCGGACGGCCAGCGCGCGGAGCGCGAGTTGGGCTTCGATGCCAGCGTTCCGCTGGCGACCATGTTGGCCGATTGCATCCAGTGGATGCGTGAGGAAGGGTTGCTGGCGCCGGCAGCAGACTGA
- a CDS encoding phosphatase PAP2 family protein produces MHTQIRALLWGSLVLLMLPLALWCTGLAWTPTWISGAAPWLYGVTESAGTYGAAVTSMLWSAVLLWRWPRSRRAALVWLVGVALMLALGQAVKTVIKHQVEAPRPHVQWLSAQQGLGTDPYYRLQRSERQHWLAQHNPALPAWLLAHWQHETDTAFPSGHSVFASSWALLAWVMLWPRRRYAALALITVWAVTAMGSRVVLGMHSAPDLAGATVLSALLVAAAVWWWQRLPARW; encoded by the coding sequence ATGCACACACAGATACGCGCCTTGCTGTGGGGCAGTCTGGTGCTGTTGATGCTGCCGCTGGCGCTGTGGTGCACCGGGTTGGCGTGGACGCCGACGTGGATCAGCGGTGCCGCACCGTGGCTGTATGGCGTCACCGAAAGCGCCGGCACCTATGGCGCTGCAGTCACCAGCATGCTGTGGTCAGCCGTGTTGCTATGGCGCTGGCCGCGTTCGCGGCGGGCGGCTTTGGTATGGCTGGTGGGTGTGGCGTTAATGCTGGCGCTGGGGCAGGCGGTGAAGACGGTGATCAAACACCAGGTTGAAGCGCCGCGTCCCCATGTGCAGTGGCTGTCTGCACAGCAGGGGCTCGGCACCGACCCGTATTACCGGCTGCAGCGCAGTGAGCGGCAGCACTGGTTGGCGCAGCACAATCCGGCGCTGCCAGCTTGGCTGCTGGCTCATTGGCAGCATGAAACCGACACCGCGTTCCCGTCCGGGCACTCGGTGTTTGCCAGCAGTTGGGCATTGCTGGCGTGGGTGATGCTGTGGCCGCGTCGGCGTTATGCAGCGTTGGCGTTGATCACGGTGTGGGCGGTGACCGCTATGGGCAGTCGGGTGGTGCTGGGCATGCACAGCGCACCGGACCTGGCTGGCGCCACGGTGCTGAGTGCGTTATTGGTCGCAGCCGCGGTGTGGTGGTGGCAGCGCCTTCCAGCGCGCTGGTAA
- a CDS encoding acetyltransferase has translation MLTLRPATTADFPALVALWERSVRATHDFLPPAVIEELRPLILEQYLPALAVQIAERQGVPLGFVSVGGDRVEMLFIEPAARGQGIGRLLLEHALHHQQARAVDVNEQNCQALAFYQHLGFEVIGRSALDGEGRPFPLLHLRWPG, from the coding sequence ATGCTGACACTGCGCCCTGCCACAACCGCTGACTTTCCCGCTCTGGTTGCGCTGTGGGAGCGCTCGGTGCGCGCCACCCACGACTTCCTGCCACCAGCGGTGATCGAGGAGCTGCGTCCGCTGATTCTGGAGCAGTACCTGCCAGCATTGGCAGTGCAGATCGCTGAGCGGCAAGGCGTGCCACTGGGCTTTGTCAGTGTCGGCGGTGACCGCGTCGAAATGCTGTTCATCGAGCCCGCAGCGCGCGGCCAAGGTATTGGCCGCCTGCTGCTGGAACATGCGCTGCATCATCAGCAGGCACGCGCAGTGGATGTGAACGAACAGAACTGCCAAGCGCTGGCGTTCTATCAGCACCTGGGATTTGAGGTAATTGGCCGCTCTGCGCTGGATGGTGAAGGCCGGCCGTTTCCACTGTTGCACTTACGCTGGCCGGGCTGA
- a CDS encoding MFS transporter, which translates to MSSRSPAVTATSWLVLAAIVAVALNLRPILAATGPLLDLIQADTGIDDQHAGLLTTLPVFAMGLCALWAAHLQRWFGSRQGIVLGVSIITLACAVRLFWYQDYALIITAAAGGLGIALVQALMPSFIKSRFAERASTIMGLYSTGIMGGAAFAAAIAPPVAISLGWSPALAIWALPALAALLLWMSQTQSRGSAPAQYHGIPWRLPRAWLLMAFFGIGTGGYTLALAWLSPYYTQLGWTPTESGLLLALLSIGEVIAGLTVSALVGRFHDRRPLLWTVLVFVLLGLAGLVWAPLTLAIPATLVLAFGLGSLFPLSLIITMDHADSPDHAGALLGFVQGGGYMIASAMPLIAGIIRGHFDDLGHAWSLMMVAAVVLMFMAARFRPNAHR; encoded by the coding sequence ATGTCTTCTCGTTCCCCGGCCGTTACCGCCACTTCATGGTTGGTGCTGGCCGCTATTGTCGCGGTGGCGCTGAACCTACGCCCGATCCTGGCTGCCACTGGTCCGCTGCTGGATTTGATCCAAGCCGATACCGGCATTGATGACCAGCACGCCGGCCTGCTGACCACGTTGCCGGTATTTGCCATGGGCCTGTGTGCGCTGTGGGCCGCTCACCTGCAGCGCTGGTTCGGCAGCCGCCAAGGCATTGTGCTGGGCGTCAGCATCATCACGTTGGCCTGCGCGGTGCGGCTGTTCTGGTACCAAGACTATGCGCTGATCATCACTGCGGCCGCCGGCGGTTTAGGCATCGCCTTGGTGCAGGCGCTGATGCCGTCGTTCATCAAAAGCCGGTTTGCCGAACGCGCCAGCACCATCATGGGGCTCTATTCCACCGGCATTATGGGCGGTGCCGCTTTTGCTGCGGCGATTGCGCCGCCGGTGGCGATCTCCCTAGGTTGGTCACCGGCCTTGGCGATTTGGGCACTGCCGGCACTGGCCGCGCTGCTGCTGTGGATGAGCCAGACCCAATCACGTGGCTCGGCCCCGGCGCAGTACCACGGCATTCCTTGGCGGTTACCGCGAGCATGGTTGCTGATGGCGTTCTTCGGCATCGGCACCGGCGGCTACACACTGGCGCTGGCATGGCTGTCGCCTTATTACACCCAGCTCGGCTGGACGCCTACCGAAAGCGGCTTGCTGCTGGCGCTGCTGAGTATTGGTGAAGTGATTGCTGGCTTGACGGTGTCGGCGCTGGTGGGTCGTTTCCACGATCGCCGCCCACTGCTGTGGACGGTGTTGGTGTTCGTACTGCTTGGCTTGGCCGGGTTGGTGTGGGCGCCGCTGACGCTAGCGATTCCGGCCACCTTGGTGCTGGCATTCGGCCTTGGCTCGCTGTTCCCGCTGTCGCTCATTATCACCATGGACCACGCCGACTCACCGGATCATGCCGGTGCGCTACTAGGCTTTGTACAGGGCGGCGGCTACATGATCGCCAGCGCCATGCCACTGATTGCCGGCATCATCCGTGGCCACTTCGATGATCTTGGCCATGCCTGGTCACTGATGATGGTGGCGGCGGTAGTATTGATGTTCATGGCGGCCCGCTTCCGCCCCAACGCCCATCGCTGA
- a CDS encoding MarR family winged helix-turn-helix transcriptional regulator, protein MNADRADVAAEQWRRERPELDTLPMEIMGRLAELTQRVSQEWINPFMESHGLQQGEFDVLATLRRAGAPHALTPTALYEATLVSSGGMTHRLDRLEKAGWIERRKHPSDRRAVLVCLTEAGFQLVDGLMAQHVANGERLLSALTRGEQERLGRLLRKWLVGLG, encoded by the coding sequence ATGAATGCAGACCGCGCCGATGTGGCCGCAGAACAATGGCGTCGAGAACGCCCTGAACTCGACACCCTGCCGATGGAAATCATGGGGCGCTTGGCAGAACTGACCCAGCGCGTGTCCCAGGAGTGGATCAACCCGTTCATGGAAAGCCATGGCCTGCAGCAGGGTGAATTCGACGTGCTGGCGACTCTGCGCCGTGCCGGCGCCCCCCATGCGCTGACGCCCACGGCGCTGTATGAAGCGACGTTGGTGTCATCCGGCGGCATGACGCACCGCTTGGATCGATTGGAAAAGGCCGGCTGGATTGAGCGGCGCAAGCATCCGAGTGACCGGCGTGCAGTGCTGGTGTGCCTGACGGAGGCGGGGTTTCAACTGGTGGATGGGCTAATGGCGCAGCATGTGGCCAACGGGGAGCGGTTGTTGTCGGCGTTGACGAGGGGGGAGCAGGAGCGGTTGGGGCGGTTGTTGAGGAAGTGGTTGGTAGGGTTGGGTTAA
- a CDS encoding Ig-like domain-containing protein — protein sequence MKRLLLAACIASLAACGGGKDDVKSGYEQIIREQGQSLVYAFPGHQQIEVPTPAPVALRFTSAIKDPQSAAASITITDAQGQSVAFSFEAVDGDQGLLLTPDDGLAPLTQYTVKVPALALVDGNAKARTLTFTTRGLHEGPASQVSAANFEVKRLFPDGTNLPVADMSSLRLQLSQPIDRSTVKYGNAADSTINLTDANGALVPASVLVGDGYLTIDPTDDMTPGQTYTLTISPDLKSRSGNSLAANSGMGSNLWRWSFQPIDTRPTPGAERARMVQLIDDKMMNSPLTGKQINQVPMYSVLLGLEGTQHAATPQAHGYLAAELAHLPSHPDVTPLTIKRGSLIETDSMTVHIGGEVPAGFDSGTVRMEFLSDATGYLIDNPFSSEPSSPKQLRLMMDMGISADVDKANGAVTQTIQHIELVGTAIVEDGMLTINAMGVVEPNVLGTERASALLSFYMQGLDDQNNAPTPPVDDRPLELVSWTMEDLSADGGPNKAHLAKPGDPIILNFNKPLDAASVSGSVSLERASSGGLTEEQIEYWVDGAALVINPKQILTYGKEGENVTYHLSIQNTLKDILGHPLQQPLGKTFSLPELVDNTAAEPLFPTILSTVPDERKKEHSPVVVSVYPGFPCALYEEFFSELSTPTNPPAQNLATALDFMKPALVRDLSAGKAGVCAGGHPGLEKSPSFGGPYDLEPMDDIIPVFDMPANRPILAYFSKDMDASSFVQGATFFVEEINDDETVIQQVSGTLTVEGRSLTFSPDKPWKENSLYRYRVLSSGWTLKPILSAAYGTHGLAADETSIDCGVNSVCDTYGRPLQTQPIGIPFIGKRNGNGTSTGGGQDYRIGSGQTEVDAGGPSLVQFFKGAKNSAAILQALRTQPISDLNGNFMAERSNSDTFSPEIFPGSGAMIPGEWMSAGLYEFVNQEYGPTEMINPQDNNEPLDPGGFLPPPNSAKVLSNHRNLELEQAFGLQYGESVGIFGVNNGCGYLIDPVTDDFIPMHCPEHKFTYLLSGIYAEVTDEVTSDGLKVLLYPSQVLSTAMDSSTLQQSQSTSSGGGMTIIAGSSGKQIMRMRYEPGMKPITAYISEQSGHAVLKAELDLYLDLPFIMSWGAQIPGNASDARSLPMKMEISGPISFLDDGRMLISQTNLGKTSIQVMIFGANPDPNGYLDLFIPKSGVNLQYVSEPIK from the coding sequence ATGAAACGCCTATTATTGGCCGCATGCATCGCCAGCTTGGCCGCCTGCGGCGGCGGCAAGGACGATGTTAAGAGCGGTTACGAGCAGATCATCCGCGAGCAAGGACAGAGTCTGGTCTATGCCTTCCCGGGACACCAACAGATCGAGGTCCCGACCCCGGCGCCGGTGGCGCTGCGCTTCACCAGTGCCATCAAAGATCCGCAGAGCGCGGCAGCCAGCATCACCATCACCGATGCCCAAGGGCAAAGCGTGGCGTTCTCATTCGAGGCCGTCGATGGTGACCAGGGGCTGCTGCTGACGCCGGATGATGGCCTCGCGCCGCTGACCCAATACACCGTGAAAGTGCCGGCGCTGGCGCTGGTGGACGGTAATGCCAAGGCACGCACCCTGACCTTCACCACCCGCGGTCTGCACGAAGGCCCGGCTAGCCAGGTCAGCGCCGCCAACTTCGAGGTAAAGCGGCTGTTCCCAGACGGCACCAACCTGCCGGTAGCGGATATGTCTTCGCTGCGGCTACAGCTCAGCCAGCCGATCGACCGCAGCACTGTGAAATACGGCAACGCCGCCGACAGCACCATCAATCTGACCGATGCCAATGGAGCCCTGGTGCCGGCATCCGTGCTGGTGGGGGATGGCTACCTGACCATCGATCCGACCGACGACATGACGCCGGGCCAGACCTACACGCTGACCATCTCGCCAGATCTGAAAAGCCGCAGCGGCAATAGCCTGGCGGCCAACAGTGGCATGGGCAGCAACCTGTGGCGCTGGTCGTTCCAGCCGATCGACACCCGCCCCACGCCGGGTGCCGAGCGCGCACGCATGGTGCAGCTGATCGACGACAAAATGATGAACAGCCCGCTGACCGGCAAACAGATCAACCAAGTGCCCATGTACTCCGTGTTGCTTGGCCTAGAGGGCACTCAACACGCCGCCACCCCGCAAGCTCACGGTTACTTGGCGGCCGAACTGGCGCACTTGCCGAGCCACCCGGACGTTACTCCGCTGACCATTAAGCGCGGTTCACTGATCGAAACGGACTCCATGACCGTGCACATCGGTGGCGAAGTGCCGGCTGGTTTCGACTCCGGCACCGTGCGCATGGAATTCCTCAGCGACGCCACCGGCTATCTGATCGACAACCCGTTCAGCAGTGAGCCGTCTTCACCGAAACAGCTGCGGCTAATGATGGACATGGGCATCAGTGCCGACGTGGATAAAGCCAACGGCGCGGTCACCCAAACCATCCAGCACATCGAGCTGGTGGGCACCGCCATCGTGGAAGACGGCATGCTGACCATCAACGCCATGGGCGTGGTGGAGCCGAACGTGCTCGGCACCGAGCGAGCCAGTGCGTTGCTGAGCTTCTACATGCAGGGGCTGGATGATCAGAACAATGCGCCCACGCCGCCGGTGGATGATCGACCGTTGGAGTTGGTGAGTTGGACGATGGAGGATCTGTCTGCCGACGGTGGCCCCAACAAGGCGCATCTCGCCAAGCCGGGTGATCCGATTATTTTGAACTTCAATAAGCCGTTAGATGCAGCCAGTGTCAGCGGCAGCGTTTCGTTAGAGAGAGCTAGCAGTGGCGGCCTGACCGAGGAGCAAATCGAGTACTGGGTGGATGGAGCCGCATTGGTGATCAATCCCAAACAAATACTGACCTATGGTAAGGAAGGTGAAAACGTCACATACCATCTGTCTATCCAAAACACCCTGAAGGATATCCTAGGCCACCCTCTCCAGCAGCCTTTAGGAAAGACTTTCTCGTTGCCAGAGCTGGTCGATAACACTGCTGCAGAGCCGCTATTCCCTACGATTCTGTCGACGGTCCCAGACGAGCGAAAAAAAGAGCATTCACCCGTGGTCGTCTCGGTTTACCCTGGATTCCCCTGCGCCCTTTATGAAGAGTTTTTCTCAGAATTATCGACGCCCACTAATCCTCCGGCACAAAACCTTGCGACAGCCCTAGACTTCATGAAGCCCGCATTAGTGAGAGACCTATCGGCCGGCAAGGCAGGAGTTTGCGCTGGAGGCCATCCGGGCCTGGAAAAGTCTCCATCCTTCGGCGGCCCGTACGATCTCGAGCCCATGGACGATATTATTCCTGTGTTCGATATGCCCGCAAATCGACCTATCTTGGCCTACTTCTCTAAAGATATGGACGCCTCTTCTTTTGTCCAAGGCGCTACCTTCTTCGTCGAGGAAATAAATGATGATGAAACGGTAATCCAGCAGGTCTCAGGCACACTGACAGTAGAAGGTCGGTCACTCACTTTCTCACCAGATAAGCCATGGAAGGAAAATTCCCTCTATCGGTACCGTGTCCTCTCAAGTGGCTGGACTCTAAAACCAATCCTTAGCGCGGCATACGGTACTCATGGATTGGCCGCTGATGAGACTAGTATCGACTGCGGTGTGAACTCCGTCTGTGATACCTACGGACGCCCACTCCAAACTCAACCAATCGGGATTCCCTTCATTGGCAAGCGTAACGGGAATGGAACCAGCACCGGAGGTGGCCAAGACTACCGCATTGGGTCGGGTCAGACTGAGGTCGATGCAGGAGGGCCCAGCCTGGTGCAATTCTTCAAAGGGGCCAAGAACTCTGCTGCAATCTTACAGGCTCTCCGCACTCAGCCCATCTCTGACCTGAATGGTAACTTCATGGCTGAACGCAGCAACTCTGACACCTTCAGTCCAGAAATCTTCCCAGGGTCCGGAGCCATGATTCCTGGGGAATGGATGTCTGCAGGGCTCTACGAGTTTGTAAATCAGGAATACGGCCCTACCGAAATGATTAATCCCCAAGACAATAACGAACCTCTGGATCCGGGCGGTTTTCTTCCCCCACCAAATAGCGCTAAAGTTTTATCTAACCACAGAAACTTGGAGCTAGAGCAGGCGTTCGGACTGCAATACGGTGAGAGCGTCGGAATATTTGGCGTTAATAATGGATGCGGGTATCTGATCGATCCTGTGACCGATGATTTCATCCCTATGCATTGCCCTGAGCATAAATTCACCTACCTGCTTTCTGGAATATACGCAGAAGTGACCGACGAGGTAACAAGCGACGGCCTTAAGGTTCTGCTTTATCCCTCTCAGGTTCTTAGCACGGCCATGGACTCTTCTACACTGCAGCAATCTCAGAGTACTTCCTCTGGTGGCGGGATGACCATTATTGCTGGAAGTAGCGGCAAACAAATCATGCGTATGAGATACGAACCTGGCATGAAACCCATTACTGCCTATATTTCTGAGCAGAGCGGACACGCCGTCTTAAAAGCAGAGTTAGATCTGTATCTCGACCTTCCTTTCATAATGAGCTGGGGCGCTCAAATTCCCGGTAACGCTAGCGACGCCAGATCGCTTCCTATGAAGATGGAAATATCAGGACCGATCAGCTTCCTTGATGACGGAAGAATGTTGATATCTCAAACAAACCTGGGTAAAACATCCATTCAAGTTATGATATTTGGGGCTAATCCAGACCCTAATGGATACTTGGACCTATTCATACCGAAGAGCGGAGTCAATCTACAGTATGTTTCTGAACCAATAAAATAA